From a region of the Paenibacillus sp. R14(2021) genome:
- a CDS encoding MFS transporter, with protein sequence MEKAERVHRVYHTSQKQTEVRKSILWIYYVFFFSLLNESVFNVSIPNIAKQFTLNPSEVSWVVTVFFIALGVGMVVYGKLSDIFSIRTLMTIGIVLYSAGSIIGFAFQAWYPAVIAARTIQGSGCAAIPSLVFVIVARYFSAVERGKIFGIITSTGSFAIGIGPVLGGFITHSFQWAYLFFLPLPIAAAIPFFLKYFPKEGRKAGSLDILGGVLLSITVSALILFTTEGDWFYLAGAIVGLYLFIVQIRRAMEPFVDPSLFANSRYRSGLVIGFFIFGSVLSVLFVIPIMLNKTYGFDANVIGFVLFPGAFSAVIFGKVAGNLTVKKGSNFVNYLGLGLLSFSFVALSCVIGLWVGYMGAALILMYIGFSFVQTALAESVTKILPVHQIGVGMGFFNMTSTISGAIITALVAKTLEEKLLAFRLHPFITDSNAYMYGNLILIFSIIIATSVLLYFNTFGRKSFLITVNKGE encoded by the coding sequence TTGGAAAAAGCGGAGAGAGTACACAGGGTGTACCATACGAGCCAAAAACAAACAGAAGTCAGGAAGAGCATCCTATGGATTTATTACGTCTTTTTCTTCTCCCTCCTGAATGAATCCGTGTTTAATGTATCTATTCCTAATATCGCCAAGCAGTTCACGCTGAACCCATCCGAAGTCAGTTGGGTCGTAACTGTCTTTTTCATCGCCTTGGGAGTGGGGATGGTCGTTTACGGAAAACTGTCCGATATCTTCAGCATTAGGACACTGATGACGATCGGTATCGTTCTTTACAGCGCAGGTTCGATAATCGGCTTTGCCTTTCAAGCTTGGTACCCTGCTGTCATCGCGGCCAGGACGATTCAAGGATCCGGCTGCGCGGCGATTCCGTCGCTTGTCTTTGTAATCGTTGCCCGATATTTTTCGGCGGTAGAGCGGGGTAAGATATTCGGCATCATCACTTCGACAGGATCCTTCGCGATCGGAATCGGGCCGGTACTTGGCGGTTTTATCACCCATTCGTTCCAATGGGCTTATCTATTTTTCCTTCCTCTTCCCATCGCGGCGGCTATCCCTTTCTTCCTGAAATATTTTCCGAAGGAGGGACGCAAAGCAGGGAGTTTAGACATCTTAGGTGGGGTGTTGCTCAGCATTACCGTATCCGCGCTGATTCTTTTTACGACGGAAGGAGATTGGTTTTATTTGGCCGGAGCTATAGTCGGATTATACCTTTTCATTGTTCAAATCCGCCGGGCAATGGAACCGTTCGTGGATCCTTCCTTGTTCGCGAATTCGCGATATCGGAGCGGTCTCGTGATCGGATTTTTCATTTTCGGATCCGTGCTTTCCGTTTTGTTCGTCATTCCGATCATGCTGAATAAAACGTACGGTTTCGACGCGAACGTCATCGGTTTCGTCTTGTTTCCCGGAGCTTTCAGCGCTGTTATATTCGGCAAAGTCGCCGGTAATCTGACGGTCAAAAAAGGGAGCAACTTCGTTAATTATTTAGGGTTAGGTTTGCTCTCGTTTAGTTTTGTGGCGTTATCTTGTGTCATCGGGCTTTGGGTAGGGTATATGGGCGCAGCTCTTATCTTGATGTACATCGGATTTTCATTCGTACAGACGGCGTTGGCGGAGAGCGTGACGAAGATTTTGCCCGTTCATCAAATCGGCGTCGGGATGGGTTTTTTTAATATGACATCCACCATATCGGGTGCCATCATTACGGCTCTTGTCGCCAAAACGCTGGAAGAAAAGCTGCTCGCGTTTAGGTTGCATCCGTTTATCACGGATTCAAATGCTTATATGTACGGCAATTTGATACTCATTTTCAGTATTATTATTGCGACTAGCGTTCTGTTGTATTTCAACACCTTCGGCAGAAAATCGTTTTTAATAACAGTAAACAAAGGGGAATGA
- a CDS encoding HAD family hydrolase, which produces MRIKAVVFDFDGTLADTLPVCFYAFRRLFSEIDRRELTDDEIVGMFGPSETGIIQENLANQAAAEAAIAQFYQHYDAMHDELVTPNPDIQRLLMRLRGEGIGLGVVTGKARRSLDISMRKLGMDNVFDIIVTGDDVELPKPHPEGIFKALAALGSQPDEALFIGDSHADIKAGKAAGVLTIGVHWLPTVQSQAFEPQPDYLFRSTRELEALLALKQD; this is translated from the coding sequence ATGAGGATCAAAGCGGTTGTGTTCGATTTCGACGGCACGCTGGCCGACACGCTGCCGGTATGCTTCTATGCCTTTCGTCGCCTATTCAGTGAGATCGATCGCAGGGAACTGACCGACGACGAGATCGTTGGCATGTTCGGGCCGTCGGAGACGGGCATCATACAGGAGAACCTCGCCAACCAAGCTGCAGCGGAAGCGGCGATTGCGCAGTTTTATCAACATTATGATGCGATGCATGACGAGCTGGTGACACCAAACCCGGATATTCAGCGTTTGCTGATGCGTTTGAGAGGCGAAGGTATCGGGCTAGGCGTCGTCACGGGCAAGGCACGGCGAAGCTTGGACATCTCGATGCGCAAGCTGGGTATGGACAACGTGTTCGACATTATCGTCACGGGCGATGACGTCGAGCTGCCGAAGCCGCACCCGGAAGGGATCTTCAAAGCATTGGCGGCGCTCGGTTCGCAGCCGGACGAAGCGCTGTTTATCGGCGACAGTCATGCGGATATCAAGGCGGGCAAGGCGGCAGGTGTTCTGACAATCGGCGTTCACTGGCTGCCGACGGTGCAGTCGCAGGCCTTTGAACCGCAGCCGGATTATCTGTTCCGCTCGACGCGCGAGCTGGAAGCGCTGCTTGCACTGAAGCAGGACTAA
- a CDS encoding SOS response-associated peptidase → MVVSDGFYEWKNQMDKVKQPYGSSSS, encoded by the coding sequence GTGGTTGTAAGCGATGGATTTTATGAATGGAAAAATCAGATGGATAAGGTGAAGCAGCCGTACGGTTCCTCTTCCTCGTAA
- a CDS encoding DoxX family protein → MKWTTRIVQGLLVLAFIMFGFMKLTGNAQQVELFTEDFGYSKGFMYLVGACEVLGAIGLAVGFRKPKITLLASFGFVLLMAGAVFSHLHAGQGMSEATPAIILFLLSLFVLIRSRSTIKSV, encoded by the coding sequence ATGAAGTGGACTACACGTATTGTACAGGGATTGTTAGTTCTTGCTTTTATTATGTTCGGCTTTATGAAACTTACAGGGAATGCACAGCAAGTTGAACTGTTTACTGAAGACTTTGGATATTCAAAAGGCTTTATGTATCTTGTCGGAGCCTGTGAGGTTTTGGGAGCAATCGGTTTAGCAGTTGGATTTAGAAAGCCCAAAATCACTTTGCTTGCATCGTTTGGGTTCGTATTATTGATGGCAGGTGCAGTGTTCTCCCATCTACATGCAGGTCAAGGTATGTCTGAAGCAACTCCAGCAATTATTCTCTTTCTTTTAAGCTTATTTGTTTTGATTAGAAGTAGATCGACTATCAAATCAGTTTAA
- a CDS encoding NADPH-dependent FMN reductase, which yields MLKIAVILGSTRPGRNGEAVARWVTDVAKKRNDAYFELVDLADYNLPLLDEPIPASMGQYSKPHTIAWSEKINSFDGFVFVTPEYNHATSGALKNAIDFLFHEWKDKAAGFVGYGGSGGARAIENLRLIVGELHMADVRAQVGLSLMMDFENFSLFKPAPHQEAAVNTMLDQVIAWSGALKTLR from the coding sequence ATGTTAAAAATTGCTGTTATTCTTGGAAGTACACGACCGGGACGCAATGGAGAAGCAGTAGCCCGCTGGGTGACAGACGTAGCGAAGAAACGAAACGATGCTTATTTCGAGCTTGTTGATCTTGCCGATTACAATCTGCCGTTATTGGACGAGCCGATCCCTGCATCAATGGGGCAGTATAGCAAGCCGCATACGATTGCTTGGTCAGAGAAAATCAATTCTTTTGACGGATTTGTATTCGTTACACCGGAATATAATCATGCAACCTCAGGCGCTTTAAAGAATGCCATCGATTTTCTATTTCATGAATGGAAGGATAAAGCGGCAGGCTTTGTCGGCTATGGCGGTAGCGGCGGGGCACGTGCAATCGAAAATCTCAGACTCATCGTCGGAGAACTTCATATGGCCGATGTGCGCGCACAAGTGGGACTTTCACTGATGATGGATTTTGAAAACTTCAGCCTCTTCAAGCCTGCTCCTCACCAGGAGGCTGCAGTCAATACGATGCTCGACCAAGTTATCGCTTGGAGCGGTGCATTGAAAACATTGCGTTAA
- a CDS encoding phosphotransferase family protein, producing MKDSWERIEQPSSLNAKQINELVKPAFPNKRVVYFERIGVGLSNSNYKIYLDGSTEPLVLRLYRGDKGVADKEIDIARLVDGRVPIANFIFADTSCSLIDKPWSILEWKEGVLLWDVIKTGSLQDITSAAAAAGKVLANIHAFTFTDSGFFGENLKVRDHLNMNGERFLSYIDECLHANCGLWLGEEYTRKVWSFCQTCSSLLNENVEPPVLLHSDYNGLNILVQQKAKGFSVSAVLDWEDAFSWSRYADIGGMLRYEEAGSAYETHFIQAYKEAGAALNDNWKILSKLEDLVALCDMLNNSTPNTPKRMNDLKTLIVRTVLTSTIV from the coding sequence ATGAAAGACAGTTGGGAACGAATTGAGCAGCCCTCTTCTTTGAATGCTAAACAAATTAATGAGCTAGTCAAACCAGCTTTTCCGAATAAACGAGTCGTATATTTTGAACGAATTGGCGTCGGACTGAGTAATTCCAACTACAAAATCTATCTGGATGGCTCTACGGAACCATTAGTTCTTCGCTTATATAGGGGTGACAAGGGGGTTGCAGACAAGGAGATAGACATCGCACGATTAGTAGACGGACGTGTACCGATAGCCAATTTCATATTCGCTGATACAAGTTGCAGTTTGATAGATAAGCCTTGGTCCATCTTAGAGTGGAAAGAGGGGGTTCTGCTATGGGATGTGATCAAAACAGGTAGTCTTCAGGATATCACTTCAGCTGCCGCAGCAGCTGGCAAAGTGCTTGCTAACATACATGCGTTTACATTTACGGATTCGGGATTTTTCGGGGAAAACCTTAAAGTCAGGGACCATCTTAACATGAACGGTGAACGTTTTCTCTCGTACATCGACGAATGTTTACACGCTAATTGCGGTCTTTGGCTTGGGGAAGAGTATACACGCAAGGTTTGGTCGTTTTGCCAAACATGTAGTTCTTTATTGAACGAAAACGTCGAACCTCCTGTCCTCCTTCATTCCGATTACAACGGTCTAAACATATTGGTTCAACAAAAAGCAAAAGGTTTCTCAGTCTCAGCTGTTCTAGACTGGGAAGATGCGTTTTCTTGGAGTCGATATGCGGATATCGGTGGAATGTTACGATATGAAGAAGCGGGGTCCGCGTACGAAACCCATTTTATCCAAGCCTATAAGGAGGCAGGAGCCGCTCTAAACGACAATTGGAAAATTCTATCCAAGCTAGAAGACTTAGTAGCCCTATGTGACATGCTGAACAATTCCACGCCCAATACCCCTAAACGTATGAACGATCTAAAGACCTTGATTGTTCGCACAGTCCTAACATCAACCATCGTGTGA
- a CDS encoding glycoside hydrolase family 140 protein — protein MTTKALQRLRVSGNKRYLVQEDGTPFFWLGDTAWELFHKLSREEADHYLRTRAEQRFNVVQAVALSEFDGVATGSHYGRRPLKQNALGLYDPALPDVDADDNYWTHVDYIVDRAAEYGLYIAFLPTWGDKYNKELFGKGPEIFNGDNARVYGRWLGERYGSRSNIIWVLGGDRSLITRNHFEVNNSLAAGIREAVGDLQLITFHPSGNTSSSRHMHDEPWLDFNMIQSGHHEQVRENYKHVSADYGRLPVKPTLDAEPCYEDHPVNFNPLKGYFDQADVRQGAYYAVFSGAFGHTYGHHSIWSMTTEPAPYFIMTWQDALHRPGASQMWHIRQLIEDRSFLDRVPDQSLIASQFEGANYMVATRGEHYGLIYSPNGIPFRASLGKWTGDVVHASWFDPRTGEYSRIGEFPNSGEAAFTPPSSGRGSDWVLVLQAAE, from the coding sequence ATGACGACTAAGGCTTTGCAGCGGCTGCGGGTAAGCGGGAACAAACGATATTTGGTACAGGAGGACGGCACGCCCTTCTTCTGGCTGGGCGATACCGCATGGGAGCTGTTTCACAAATTAAGCCGCGAGGAAGCGGATCACTATTTGCGAACGAGGGCGGAGCAGCGGTTCAATGTGGTGCAGGCCGTCGCGCTGTCGGAATTCGACGGTGTCGCGACCGGATCCCATTACGGGCGGAGGCCGCTGAAGCAAAACGCGCTGGGCTTGTACGACCCGGCGCTGCCCGATGTTGATGCGGACGACAATTACTGGACGCATGTCGATTATATCGTGGACCGTGCCGCCGAATACGGGCTCTACATCGCGTTCCTTCCGACTTGGGGCGACAAGTACAATAAGGAATTATTCGGTAAGGGACCGGAAATCTTCAACGGCGACAATGCGCGGGTCTACGGACGATGGCTCGGCGAGCGCTACGGCAGCAGGTCCAATATCATTTGGGTGCTCGGCGGAGACCGCTCCCTAATTACGCGGAATCATTTTGAAGTCAACAATTCGCTCGCGGCGGGGATTCGGGAAGCCGTCGGCGATTTGCAGCTGATTACGTTTCACCCAAGCGGCAACACGTCTTCCTCGCGTCATATGCACGACGAGCCGTGGCTGGATTTCAACATGATTCAATCCGGGCATCACGAGCAGGTGCGCGAGAACTACAAGCATGTGAGCGCGGATTACGGCAGGCTGCCCGTCAAGCCGACGCTGGACGCGGAGCCTTGCTACGAGGACCACCCCGTTAATTTCAATCCGCTCAAAGGATATTTCGATCAAGCGGATGTGCGCCAAGGGGCTTATTATGCGGTATTCTCCGGCGCGTTCGGGCATACCTATGGCCATCACAGTATCTGGTCGATGACGACGGAGCCCGCGCCGTATTTCATCATGACCTGGCAGGATGCGCTGCATCGCCCGGGGGCATCGCAAATGTGGCATATTCGGCAATTAATCGAAGATCGTTCGTTCCTCGACCGGGTGCCGGACCAAAGCTTGATTGCAAGCCAATTCGAAGGCGCCAACTACATGGTTGCGACCCGCGGCGAGCATTATGGCTTGATCTACAGCCCGAACGGCATTCCGTTCCGGGCATCGCTCGGCAAATGGACGGGAGACGTCGTCCATGCATCCTGGTTCGATCCGCGCACCGGCGAATACAGCCGCATCGGCGAATTTCCGAACAGCGGAGAAGCCGCGTTCACGCCGCCGTCGAGCGGCCGGGGCAGCGACTGGGTGCTGGTGCTGCAGGCTGCGGAATAA
- a CDS encoding SDR family oxidoreductase, giving the protein MKISNQVALVTGANRGLGKQLAQELLYRGAKVYAGARNPSSVDLPGAVPLQLDITDLNSIVAAVKAAGDVTVLINNAGSDTDASFLTGELEEIRMVFDTHVFGTLATIRAFAPLIEKNGGGTILNILSVLSWFSSERHGPYSSAKSAEWSLTNSLRLSLAPKNIKVAGLHVGYMDTDMVANIQAPKSNPKDIARIAVDGIEAESYEILADEMSQNVQKGLAGGVATLYPKLF; this is encoded by the coding sequence ATGAAAATTTCTAACCAAGTAGCTTTAGTCACCGGTGCCAATCGCGGTCTTGGAAAGCAGTTGGCTCAGGAGCTTTTATACAGAGGTGCAAAAGTGTATGCCGGAGCCAGAAATCCGTCTTCCGTTGATTTACCAGGTGCAGTTCCTTTGCAACTTGATATTACTGATTTGAACTCGATTGTTGCAGCCGTGAAGGCTGCAGGAGACGTCACTGTTCTGATCAACAATGCCGGTTCTGACACGGACGCTTCCTTTCTAACGGGTGAGCTTGAAGAAATTCGCATGGTATTCGATACGCACGTTTTTGGAACGTTAGCGACGATTCGAGCGTTCGCTCCATTGATCGAAAAGAACGGCGGCGGCACCATTCTTAATATTTTGTCCGTGCTTTCGTGGTTTAGCAGCGAAAGACATGGCCCTTATTCCTCTGCAAAATCAGCTGAATGGAGTTTAACCAATTCCTTACGTTTGAGTTTAGCGCCTAAAAACATCAAAGTAGCAGGTTTACATGTTGGTTACATGGATACGGACATGGTGGCTAACATCCAAGCTCCTAAGTCCAATCCAAAGGATATAGCGCGAATCGCCGTAGACGGAATCGAAGCTGAGAGCTATGAAATTCTCGCCGATGAAATGAGCCAAAACGTACAAAAAGGGCTTGCCGGAGGAGTGGCAACGTTGTATCCCAAATTATTCTAA
- a CDS encoding SDR family NAD(P)-dependent oxidoreductase — protein sequence MLTMNLTGRTALVTGATGELGRVMVRTLAACGADVAIHYNSNETRAQELADEIRAAGRRAVIVQADITKLDSIMAMRDQVTAELGHVHIVVANAVIQYQWTSVLEQSEDDYRSQFESCVLQSVHLAKAFVPAMIEKGEGRMIGINTECAMQNFPNQSAYVAGKRGMDGVYRILAKEVGKHQITVNQIAPGWTISERDRANGTERNADYERSVPLGRRGTDQDIANAVAYLASDLAGFITGAYIPVSGGNVMPTI from the coding sequence ATGCTGACGATGAATTTGACGGGCCGAACGGCCCTAGTAACGGGAGCGACGGGCGAATTGGGACGCGTCATGGTCCGCACGCTAGCGGCATGCGGCGCCGACGTCGCCATTCATTACAACAGCAATGAAACGCGCGCACAGGAGCTGGCGGATGAAATTCGGGCTGCCGGCCGACGTGCCGTTATCGTGCAGGCGGATATTACGAAGCTGGATTCTATTATGGCGATGCGGGATCAAGTGACGGCGGAGCTCGGCCATGTTCATATCGTCGTGGCGAATGCCGTCATCCAGTACCAATGGACATCCGTGCTGGAGCAGTCCGAGGACGACTATCGTAGTCAATTCGAATCATGCGTCCTGCAGAGTGTTCACTTAGCCAAGGCGTTCGTACCTGCCATGATCGAGAAGGGCGAGGGCCGCATGATCGGCATTAATACCGAATGCGCCATGCAGAACTTCCCGAACCAATCCGCATACGTGGCGGGTAAACGCGGCATGGATGGCGTCTATCGCATTCTGGCCAAAGAAGTCGGGAAGCATCAGATCACGGTCAACCAGATCGCGCCAGGCTGGACCATATCGGAGCGCGACCGTGCGAACGGAACGGAGCGCAACGCGGATTACGAACGCAGCGTCCCGCTGGGCCGCCGAGGCACCGATCAAGATATCGCGAATGCGGTCGCATATTTGGCTTCGGACTTAGCGGGCTTCATTACGGGCGCGTACATACCGGTTAGCGGCGGCAATGTCATGCCTACGA
- a CDS encoding alpha/beta fold hydrolase: MCAATLNSYPSLLPTIDTPVLIINGARDRVVPPVNAEYLHEHLPKSKLNLIDTGHSIWEDPANTYADPVTNWWADGGYMKS, from the coding sequence ATGTGCGCAGCTACCCTGAACAGCTATCCATCCCTGCTACCCACGATCGATACGCCAGTGCTGATCATTAACGGAGCTCGTGACCGCGTAGTACCGCCTGTCAACGCGGAATATCTCCATGAGCACCTGCCGAAGAGCAAACTAAATCTAATCGATACGGGGCATTCTATCTGGGAAGACCCTGCTAATACTTATGCAGATCCGGTCACGAACTGGTGGGCTGACGGCGGCTACATGAAAAGTTGA
- a CDS encoding OmpL47-type beta-barrel domain-containing protein: protein MKLELSVAPEVELGKQILPTLKATNAYGSVYALNLKDVAFSFKNGKVVQTAAGDLKANELGDEEMTAAFGGLRAVAQLKITDTIAPVTTAVASPNLGNGWSNTDVSVQLNATDDGSGVDNTQYRINDGEWQTYAGTIVISTDGENVIEYRSTDKAGNTEKPKNLVVKLDKTAPVVKLIPDKKELWPANHKMVTVTIGTSGTVDPLSGIQSIILKSITSNEAENGTGDGNTSQDIQNANFGTSDFTFDLRAERSGNGKGRVYTITYIVTDKAGNKTTAATTVTVPQTEGSEKPPLSM from the coding sequence GTGAAACTCGAGCTTTCAGTGGCTCCTGAAGTTGAGCTTGGCAAGCAAATACTTCCGACACTTAAAGCTACCAATGCGTACGGCTCCGTCTACGCGCTCAATTTGAAAGACGTTGCCTTTAGCTTCAAAAACGGCAAAGTCGTACAAACTGCCGCTGGCGACTTAAAGGCAAACGAGCTCGGCGATGAAGAAATGACGGCGGCATTCGGCGGACTAAGAGCAGTAGCCCAACTGAAGATTACCGATACGATAGCGCCGGTAACAACGGCGGTGGCATCGCCAAACTTGGGTAATGGTTGGTCGAACACCGATGTGTCGGTCCAGCTGAACGCTACGGATGATGGGTCCGGTGTCGATAATACGCAATACCGGATCAATGACGGCGAGTGGCAAACCTATGCTGGAACGATCGTCATTTCAACCGATGGCGAGAATGTGATCGAGTATCGGAGCACGGACAAAGCAGGCAATACGGAAAAGCCGAAGAATCTGGTCGTTAAACTGGATAAAACGGCACCTGTGGTGAAATTAATACCGGATAAAAAAGAACTGTGGCCGGCCAATCATAAAATGGTCACCGTAACGATCGGCACGTCCGGCACGGTGGACCCGTTATCCGGCATTCAGTCCATCATCTTGAAATCCATTACCTCTAATGAAGCGGAAAACGGCACTGGCGACGGCAACACGTCGCAAGATATTCAAAATGCGAATTTTGGAACATCGGATTTTACGTTTGATTTGAGGGCGGAACGATCCGGAAACGGCAAGGGACGTGTATACACGATAACTTACATCGTTACCGATAAAGCAGGCAACAAAACAACGGCTGCCACGACGGTAACTGTACCGCAAACAGAAGGTTCCGAAAAACCTCCGCTATCAATGTGA
- a CDS encoding copper amine oxidase N-terminal domain-containing protein, which translates to MVPLLVISENLGTKVNWSGSEITVAKSDMQVI; encoded by the coding sequence ATGGTCCCTTTACTTGTTATTAGTGAAAATTTGGGAACCAAGGTCAACTGGTCCGGTTCGGAAATTACGGTCGCAAAAAGCGATATGCAGGTAATCTAA
- a CDS encoding reverse transcriptase domain-containing protein yields MKAASIGSPQGGVIYPLLANIYLNYLDTIWDKRFSHLGKLVRYADDLVILCRYKPQALKAIRTLKAIFGKLELSMNTSKSKLVCLWKNQDGFDFLGFHHRKMPYLHKNGTKYRLRSFPSKKAMKKMRTRVKEETASRGRLQWTLKLMVELLNPVIQGWRNYYAHLDVDRGMANRFLAKVDWYVLRRRRLFWNNKHRKRKQNWSEMH; encoded by the coding sequence TTGAAGGCAGCCAGCATTGGCAGCCCGCAAGGCGGCGTAATCTATCCGCTTCTAGCCAACATCTATCTCAACTACCTCGATACGATATGGGATAAACGGTTTTCTCATCTCGGAAAGCTGGTAAGGTATGCCGACGATCTTGTCATTCTATGCCGATACAAACCGCAGGCGCTCAAGGCGATTCGTACCCTTAAAGCGATCTTTGGGAAACTGGAATTGAGCATGAACACGTCCAAATCAAAGCTAGTGTGTCTGTGGAAAAACCAGGACGGGTTCGATTTCCTTGGCTTTCATCATCGAAAGATGCCTTATCTCCATAAAAACGGGACAAAGTACCGACTGCGAAGCTTTCCATCGAAGAAAGCAATGAAGAAGATGCGCACTCGTGTGAAGGAAGAAACGGCATCTAGAGGGCGGCTACAATGGACGCTCAAATTGATGGTTGAGTTACTCAATCCCGTGATCCAAGGATGGCGCAATTACTACGCGCATCTGGATGTGGATCGAGGAATGGCAAACCGTTTCCTTGCCAAGGTCGACTGGTACGTCCTTAGGAGACGTAGACTTTTCTGGAACAACAAACACAGAAAGCGTAAGCAGAATTGGTCAGAGATGCACTGA
- a CDS encoding GerAB/ArcD/ProY family transporter, which translates to MHRIVFGKFVGNAITLVMITYFCMLTVSAICKYIDILKVWVFPTVKSWELSFAEPRIRSGL; encoded by the coding sequence GTGCATCGAATCGTTTTCGGTAAATTCGTCGGAAATGCTATAACCCTTGTCATGATCACCTATTTTTGCATGTTGACCGTGTCTGCCATATGCAAGTATATAGATATACTCAAAGTATGGGTATTTCCAACCGTAAAATCATGGGAGTTATCCTTTGCTGAACCAAGGATCCGTTCCGGATTGTGA
- a CDS encoding DinB family protein codes for MNDQKLLNQLEVIRAMTVKSIESITDEIADDMPTGYRNTVRWHLGHIAAFTDVFLSNFIGLPPYLSEEHIAMFKSGTKPADWQASPPSLEQLVSLLKGQMEHIKSQLGTRNLEEKTNKPLSLFGAEMDSIAEILNFSFYHEGQHLGYIKCRTNSSPLKRA; via the coding sequence ATGAACGATCAAAAATTATTAAACCAACTTGAAGTGATTCGAGCGATGACGGTTAAATCCATTGAATCCATTACCGACGAAATAGCGGACGATATGCCGACGGGGTATAGAAACACCGTCCGTTGGCATCTCGGACATATCGCCGCTTTTACCGATGTTTTTCTTAGCAATTTCATTGGATTGCCCCCTTATTTGTCCGAAGAGCATATCGCCATGTTCAAATCCGGGACGAAGCCTGCCGATTGGCAAGCGTCGCCTCCAAGCTTGGAGCAGTTGGTTTCCTTGCTGAAAGGACAAATGGAGCATATTAAATCGCAGCTCGGAACGCGGAATCTCGAAGAGAAAACGAACAAGCCGTTGAGCCTGTTTGGCGCGGAAATGGACTCGATCGCAGAGATCTTGAATTTCAGCTTTTATCATGAAGGACAACATCTCGGGTATATCAAATGCCGTACGAATTCGAGTCCGTTAAAACGCGCATAA
- a CDS encoding MarR family winged helix-turn-helix transcriptional regulator has product MNFNEEQHKLDLRLLRIFGNAFQALHNNLEKDVAKHNLNPETFRILELLYNKGPHPLQKISEKFSIPSGSITFVVNKLVKQGLVERQPNPQDGRANDAVLTAQGKALFNEFFPKHMDTISQNFSHLSNEEKEQLIDLLKKMGMGSQKL; this is encoded by the coding sequence ATGAATTTTAACGAGGAACAACATAAATTGGACTTAAGATTGTTACGTATTTTCGGGAACGCTTTCCAAGCTTTACATAACAACCTCGAGAAAGATGTCGCCAAGCACAATCTTAATCCTGAAACCTTTCGGATTCTGGAATTGCTTTATAATAAAGGTCCTCATCCCCTTCAAAAAATCAGTGAGAAATTTTCCATTCCGAGCGGAAGCATTACCTTCGTCGTTAACAAATTAGTCAAGCAAGGACTCGTCGAACGACAGCCGAACCCCCAAGACGGAAGAGCAAATGATGCCGTACTAACTGCACAAGGAAAAGCACTATTTAATGAATTTTTCCCAAAACATATGGATACGATCTCTCAAAATTTTTCCCACTTGAGCAACGAAGAGAAAGAGCAGCTCATTGATTTATTGAAGAAAATGGGGATGGGGTCACAGAAACTATAA